ACAATACTTATTATACAACAAACTGGTTACAGAGGGTCACACTATTGCACTTAACACAGAAACAATGGGCATCACATCAAGTATGTGTGCTGCCAAATGCCAAAATCATTTTACTCAACCAAATGTAAAGAATTTTTCCGTTACTTGCTAGGAAATAGAAACATTAACTGATATAGATACATGCCTCAGGCTCAGGTTTCAAGGGAAATTGTCTTCTTAAGAAAGGACATCactaaagtttttttttatcatcaCAAATTTGAGGACAATTTTTTGGGGGGGAAGTTAAGAAGAGATGGATTTCAAACAGTGTTGATCCAAAAGTTGGACCATAGTTAGTTCCCAATCTAAGCTTAAGGGAATGAGGAAATGAAGAAATGATGAGAACAGCCATGTAGACAGACCTCAATTTTATCCATGGAGCGAAGAATGTCTTGTTCATCATATAGCATATCCTCAACTGAGACCTTGCTAACTTTAACATAATCTGATAGCAGCAACTTGTAAATGGCCTTAGTAGCATGAGTCATAAAAAACCCGTCCTTTAAACGTTGTCTGAGGCACAACAATGAGGGATGAGCCATCAGTGAAGATCGGGCAAACAATACTTTACTACAAGCTCTAGTTAAGACCAACCAACCTTTTCCAGAAAATATGGAAGTGAAGCAGCATGGTCCAAGTGAAAGCTGCACACATAAAGCATAAGAATGATGCAGTACATAAAGGGCAAACAAAACCAAATCAAAGAATATCATATGGCCCAAGTGCATGACTCCAGTTGAGATTGCTAACAAGTGAAGTAAAAGAAGGGACTGAATAAGAAGTACAAAGTCTTATTAATAAATTCAGTATCCCCTAGTAAAGAAGCAacaaaatgagaataaaaacAATTCACAGAGTTAGTTACTTTGACAAATAGCCTAGACAGATAAAAATAGAATAGGCTAATCCattgtttgctaagatagattgaaactttgggatatcccttgataatttctatcatttgagctaacTTTGCTTTATTCGTATTCCATTGAAAGAGTAGAACTGGAGAAATCCTACTAATGaggataaaaaaatttaatcatgcatcttatcaataATGAAAAGTAAACACTACCCTAGTGTATGCGAGAAACTAACTAAATAATACAATTTGTAATTAGATTAGCTTACAACAATACGAAAAAAGTGAGAAAAGAAACATACTGAGTAACGAGAAGAAGATCGATGGCAGAAGGATCAATCTCGTCGAAGTAGGGCAATGCAGCCATTCCTGAGAAAGCTGGATGAATGCCGCAGTCGAACTAATCCAAAGGGAAAACCAATAGAATAAGTTCCAGATAACACACACATACACGCAGTGTCATAGTGACATGGTGACACACACACACGGGATTGCGCGTGGTACGAACCATAACAGTTTTCCCCTTGAAGGACATGTAAACGCAGGAGCGGCCAACTTCGTTGCCGGCGCCGAGGGGCGTAATGATGAGCTCATCCCCTTCGCTCGAAGTCGATGAATTAGTTCTCTTCAAAGAAGAAGCTGCTGTTGCAGCTGAAGCTGAAGCCATTAATACACCAACAGCTCCGCTCAAGCTACAGGAAAAACTCTTTAAACTTCAAAACCCTAACTTTGCACGAAGGCATTGCCATTGCTGCAAAAATAGAAGGAATTCAGCATATTACCGATACGGTTACGGAAGCGGCGGTAGGGCGGCTCAGTCGTCGCACGCTTCGTCGTTGTCTTGCTTTCCTCCAAAACAGTTTACTACTGATTCTGCTGTAGCCGACAGTCAGTAAAAGAAACAGTCACACAGTATATTTGATTTCGATTACCTAAAAATTAGTCGCTAGTCCATTCCTCCCCAAAAATATTAACCCATTTCAAAATGGGAAATAAAATCAGTGATTATTGTGAGTGTGAAATATAagaattttacttatttttaatagtataattttaaattgatttgtaATAGCCCATGGAAAAATAGTAATTGTAAAAAACCGATTCGACCACAGTGGGAGTCGAACCCACGACCTTCTGATCCGAAGTCAGACGCGCTAATCCACTGCGCTATGCGGTCGGAGATGTTTGCTTGTGATTTTTTACATATACTAACATTTATTTACATTTGAATAGTTCAATAAATATCAGCTCAATTTGATAAGATGCTTCTCCCTCAACCATTAAATAATCAAATGAGGAAACCAAGTACCATTATTGATAAAGGATTTGTTTAAGATGGATAAATGTTATAGTGCATAGAGAATAGCATTACATTGAAGAGTCCTAAACAGCAATATGCAGCATCCGTCTATAACAATGACTTCAATCAGATCATTTCATTGCCTTCTTGAATCCATTATCACACTTAGCAAACCTTGCGTCTCAGATGTAACAGATTCCCTGTCGAAAAGAGCTGATACAACTGCGACTCCTTTAAGATTTGGGACACCTAAGCCCATCACTGATTTCACATTTGAAATGCCGATTCCGCCAATCCCCACCACCGGCAACTTGGATGACAAACATACCGTTTTCAGCCCATCCAAGCCCACCGTGATGTTGTTCTGTTTCGTATTTGTTGGATATACGCCGCCACAACCAATGTAATCAGCCCCATCAACCCATGCTTTCTCAGCTTGAGCTGGCGTCTTGCAAGATACACCAATAATCTTGTCGGGCCCAAGGAGCATCCTCGCAACACGAGCAGGCATGTCAGACTGACCAATATGAACTCCATCAGCATCACAAGCGAGGGCAATATCAATTCTGTCGTTGATCAGCAAAGGTACGCCATGGGAGTGGCATATCTCGACACATGCTCTGGCTGCTTCCAGAAAATCCCCAGTGCCGGCATCCTTTTCCCTACAATAGGCAGGTTTCATGGGCGTTATAAATAACAGGGAAAACTCAATTCAGCAGACATTTCTTGTTGGCCTCTGATTACCAAAAACGCCAAACATTATGTGAAGTATCAGTATATGAAGTTcctaaaacaaaatataatgcCCATATGCATCTTTCACAAAGCTATGCTCAAAGAGATGATGGAAACAAGTTACCTAAAGGTTAAAATATATGATCATTTTATGTATTCTCTCCTATAAACAAATACACATTATGTATTCTCTTTCCTGTCTCTTTACAAAAATTATACCTGAGggtgtgtatgtatatattgaTTAGAATAACTCATCAATCACATTGTTTCTGTACATCTTGAAGTATTTTTGAATCATGAGCTTACATATACTTGTGTTGAGCCTTACCAACAGTAGTTTTAATAGCTGCATGTCATCTATCAACTTAAACCTTACCACCAGTCACTGTTCATAACAAACTAATATAAATAGAAaaggaaaatagaaaataaaagattCTTCCCTAGGTAAATGAATGTGATGCACATCATGCACTATATTCCAAACATCTACTTGCAAATCAAAATTATAAACTAGAGTCAAAAGGAGGAGTGCAGGAGCTTTTAAATCAAACCTCAGCTGAACTATAGTAGCACCTCCTTCTATGGCAGCTTGGACAGCATCACTTATGGATCGACCCCACTTTTTGTTCATCCTGGAGTCTGTGACAGCATACAAGAGAAGACTGCTTGGGTCAAACGGTCGAGGCACGCATTGGTTCAGGGTATTATTCTTGAGCTTCAGTAAATGGTCGAAGGGACCTTGATGTCCTTCTCCAATAAGAATATCCTTACTATAATCCAGGGCAGATTCAACATAAAGCTTAGCTATCTGAAATGAAGAATACACCAAGTAAGAAATTGTATGCACTTGACAAATTGAGGGATGCAGGATCCAAACTCAGACAGAAACAAAGGCATAGATCTAACCAGCCTCAGTAATATCATAGCCTACCAGAGATTTCACTTCTAGATCTTCTTCAATATATTTGTGCTCTTATAAGAAAAAGGAGATAATGACAGTACTGCAACACAATCTCTGCGCATTGTTACACTTGGAATGGGCTTATATAAAGGTGTTTAACCAGCAGTTTGTTAAATATCGAGACTAATATCAAGCATTAGCCAATAACAAATAATATATGTAAATGATGAAATCTGCAGCATCAGGCTACTGAAGATGTTCATGATAGTTCTTGGCATTCCACCATGCACAAGCATATGCTGCTTTCTGACTAAAAGGATGTCAGCAAGATTTGCTACAGGTCCCATACATACATAGAGAAGGAAGTGGCAGAGTATAAGTTTCCAGCAAAAGGAGAGCCAGAAACATGCTTCGGTGCTCAATCGTATCCGAGCATGCCAGACATAAGCAACCAAACAAAACCCTATGCCCAAGTGAGCATTTACGGATATGATTAgggtttttgtttatttatttagttattctTTAGTAATTAATTGTTAACTGTCAGTTGGTCTATGGGCTCCTTTCACGAACGATCAGAAGTGCTCTTCTGCCCAAGCACAATGAGCCCTTCGGATCTCAAGTAACTAAATACATAAAAAAGCTACTTGAAAGAACAAAAACGCTTGTAAACCCATCCATAACAGTGAATTGGGGCAAGAACATGCAAATGTTTTGAAACTCAGATCTATCATCAGATGCTTTGTCAATAAAATAAAGATAGATGCTCACCTTAATAGCAGAGAACAGTGGAGAACCTCTGGCAAGCTCCGCTGCTATAGCTGATGCCAAAGTACAGCCAGTTCCATGAGTATTAGAAGTTCTTATCCGGGCTGCTCGAAATTCAAATAACTGCTTACCTAGAAGGTCAAATCATATGATTCCATGAATCTCAATATGGTAAGTAGATGGCACTGGCTCACAGTGGTGGAAGATACATGAAGCATACCATCGAATAGAACATCAACTGCATCAGAGCAATTAGGAAGGTCGCCTCCTTTCACAAGAACATTTCTGAAAACAAATTGAATCATTGTAACTCATTTCGTCAATCCTTTGTATTCTTAGAAAACAACAATAAGAAAAGCATTAACAGACATTTTGAAAGGCACCATCAACTCTAACAACAGAACTATAATTAGAAGCACTTCATAATTTGAAGGGTGTTATTTTAGAAGAAATGAGTGCACATGAATACAGCTGATAATTTGGAGCAATACAAAATAAGATAAGAGGCAAGAGGGTATTCCAAATCAGGAATAGATTATCAGGTGGTATTTGCTTCTATTGAGGATTAAATACAATTCCAATTCTACTAATGTCAGCGTTCTCATTTCAAGTCAATGCAAGTCGAAAAACAGAGAAATGGCTAATGTATCTAGTAAAATGCCCTTATGGAGAAATTCCCAGACATACTTAAGATACATTATGAAAAGGGGCATATCATTTTCCTCATCTGATTAACAATTTCATTTTCTAATATCAGAACACAGAGTTTTAAGAGCAGACCGACAGCCAAGATCATAAATCTTTTTTGCTGCAAAATGCATGTCAGCAACTGTTTCAAGTGCGACTCCACCAAGTAAAGCAGATGCCTCTCTTAAATTAGGAGTTACTATATCAGCCAGTGGAAGAAGCTCCTCCCTACAAAAGGATAAACCATATCTAAGTATGGAAAAAGTATAGCATACAGAAAGATGATTCATCAAATAGAGTTTTCACCAGCACCTGTAATAATGATTTATTTCGTTTTTATAAGGAAACCTGCTGCATTACTAAAAACAAAAGCTAAAAGCCTAAAACTCCACATAGATTCTCAGAAGATTGAAAGAATGAGAAGTATTTTGGCTGCAATCATAGTATAAATATGATCCAAAGGAGATTTAGGTTTAAAATTATGGTTGCTCACCTTATACTGTGGTTCAGTCCATCAACCTAATTATGAAAAGTTGAAAATTATTCATTTAAAATGTTTGTCACTTAACTCATTTCGTAAATGATAGTGGCTCCTCGCCAGCACCAGAAAATTCATGTTGAAACTAACAATGCATTTAAGCTTCAGGTAATGCCGGTTGATAATAATAGTCGAAACTAATAAAACAAGGTTAATGAAAACCTGAATTCCTTTCTAAACTAGTAAGTGCTGTTCAAATCAGGTGAGCATGACAAGGCATGTTATAGATAAGCCACTATTTTGTTTGTTGTTTCGACTGCTTCTAGGCTTCTATCCAATATTCTGTAGTTTTTTGTGTTTCAAATGAGTATAGAGGCATAACAATTATAACAGTCAGGAACGGAAGGAACACTCATCAGTTATGTAGCATACCTCAAGGTGTCCAGAACAGAAGGACCAGCTAGTACATCCCCACTTGTAGATACCATGACAGGATCAACCACCAGAGCTTCCTTATAAAAGTCATATTGTCAACAAAGAACCAGCTAATTTAGAATCATCTGCTTAGAAAAGTGACTGATGCAGCTAATAAATATTGTTGTTCAGCATACCTCTAACTTGGAATTCCTTGAGGCTTTGACACAAGACCTTCACTATGCCAGGTGAAGGAAGCATACCAGTTTTAACCTGTCAATTCCACCAAGCACAACATCACGCACCCAGTCACCCTTAACAATAAAGTTCATTTTTGAACCACCTTCATTACAAAGGACTTACAACATCAGGATGCATATCCGATAGCACCGACCTCAGCTGTTTTCCAACGAAATCCTCGGGTATAACATTCACTCCCTGTAACATCAAATCATAAATTCACTTGATAATGCTAAACTAACATATAAAACCGGGGTAATTACGCTTAAATACACAAAGTTTAACCCAattttggttttgcacatgaacgGAAAATTTTGCCTCCAAACGTACGGTCTTTCAAGTGTTCTAGTTTTTCACACAGCTGTCAATTGCCCCTAAATTTATGCTGAGGTGGGCGTTTGATATGTCTACATGACTTAAACGGCCGATATACTAAACGACGTAGTTGTGAAGTTGTCATGGTAAAATTAATTTGCCACTTCAACAAGCCACGATGAATTAATTTGCCGAAAATTGACAACCGTCTGAAAATCAAAACAATTGAATGTTCATGTATTTAAAACATTGACTCATTCACATACCTAGTCTCATTAATTTCTCATGATGAATTTCATCTACGGCATAAGGAAAATGTTTCTAAACTATATAAATCAACTATATAAATCTGTTAAACCCTCCATACTAGACCAAGGTCTATTCTATACCTCTAGTCATCAAAGCTCATATCTCCGGCTAAAACATTCCATGCTAATTCACAAATCCATGAATAATTTGAAAGAATAACACAAAACCAAATGTACGAATGCAATATGTTACTCCATGTATAGATCCTCGATGCGATGAAACAAGAGACCTGAACTCCGGCAGTGTTCTGAGCCGTGACAGCGGTGATAACGGTGGAGCAGTAAACACCGCGGGCAGCGCAAGCCTTCAAGTCAGCTTGGATTCCAGCGCCGGCGCCGGAATCGGAGCCAGCGACGGTGAGCACGTGCGGGACTCGTACATTGGCCGGCTCTTGTTGTTGCTGCATAGCTCGCAGATGAGGAACCCCAGTTGTACGGAACCTTCTAGAGACAAAATGCGGGAAATTACGGTGATGAGAATGAGTGAAGTTGAGAAGATGGAGTTGGGAATTGGCGTGCAGGTGAATATCTATCATCATCGATGAACGCCGTATGCTGCGACACGTGTATCAAATGATTCAAATTTGGACTTTCAATTATATTTTGGTGGATTTGGCCAAATCATTTGGGGGTGGCGAAGGGTTTGGATGGACGTTTGCGGGAAAGCATATACTGTGTAGTGCGTGAAGCTTTTTCCACTATGTGTGTTTTGATGGTGGCAAAGATTTTAAACGAACGGCCTACTTGACTTGAATCGGGCTGCTGATCTGACGAAACCGGGTCGGACAGGCCAAAACCGGGTCGAACCGGCTGGTCGAACCGGAAAAAACCCGGTTTGATTGAACCGGACCGCGGTCGGACCAAACCGGATGAACTCGGTCTACTTGAACCAGACCGGCCGGTGGCCGGTCCAGCTGAACCGAACCGATCGCGGGTTGACTGGTCCGATCGAACCGGCCGGTCTGATAATATCGAACCAGACCGGGTTTTCTGGGTAAATTGGCCGATTTTGCTGAAATTAACCTAAAATTACTAAATTATTTGCACCCCAACGGCAACAACTCAAATTCTAAATTTTTGCAATATTTGATGTCCCGCCAATCCAATCCCTcctccgtctctctctctctccccctcacacacacacacacacactccctCGCGGCTCGCACTTCCGGCTAATATTTGGAACTGAACTTACTATTTTCTAGGCAGTTGGTGGCGCCCTGATTAGCTCCGTATTCTCAACGGTTGGTTTGTTTCCcatcattttcaaaaatttgaGCGCATTTGTGTGGATTTTTTTTGAGGGGGCATTTGCGTGGATTTTGAAGTGTCATATGAATTTTATTTCTTCTGCAAATCCAATTTTATGCCGATATTCATAATTACGAAATGAGAAATGCGCGTTTGGATTCTCACTGAATTTTTCCTCTTAATTTTGCTTAAATATTTAGGATGACAATCTGGGTTTTCCAGACGAGGAGGAACAATATTTAGTAGTGATGAAGCAAAAGCATACGAGGCAAGTACAATGGGCATATGTCTTTTCAGTTCGTGTTTTGTGTTTGCGTGTGTTTTTTTGGTCTAAAGTTTACTTCATGATGCAGCGGAAGCAGCTCAGATGGAGGCACGAATTGTAAATTCAATTGGTCAGAGCATGCCAAAGCACATAATAACTTCTCGTGCCAAGATAAGTTCTTGAGCTCGAAATTCCTGTTCTCATTGTCAAGTCAGAAACCTCAAGTTGTTGAAGCAATGGGTGCAAGGTATATACTTCATCGAGTTGTTTTTCTGCTGAAAAAGTATATCAGCTTCTGTCGTTTTCCAATCAGTTTGCACCTTTACCTTCTTTCATAATGTAGAAAGTGTACTATTGTATCAAATCTTATGTTCAATGAAGTAGCTCGCCCATGCTTCCCAAACTATTCTTTGATAACTATCTGATTAGATAAGAAGTTGGACATATTAATATTGATTGGGATCACGTTAATCTAGTTCATTATAAATCTCTGGCATTGCCtctttatcttttttctttgttgtttcCTTATTCTAGGCCTGTGCTTTGTCAAGTTCACGATGTCAGGATGCAGAGTCAGCAACTTGAAAAGGTGAAGTATCAATTGGATGTCTGTATGCTATTTTCTTTCGAATGTTACTTAATATGGTATGATTCTGGTACCATTTCCAGATATCACTTCCATCCTTAATGTGATATAAAACTATGGGTGGTTTATGCTGATGGCTTCAAATTTCTGTTCGCTTCAAGGAATAGTCAGTCAGTCTACGTAGATATTTAATCAACCAATAATCTCTCTGTGTTTTACCGGTATGAAAAACTTTTACCTTGTAATTCAAAGTAAATTGATGTGATAACCCATTGTAAGTTAAGCATCTAGACATGTGCCAAGTGTTTATGATAGAATATCTGTCCTTACTTTAAGCTCAACTGCTCAAGTATATATCAAATGATAATTGGGGTGTAAATCTCAGCAGGCTTGGCAGCTGCTTTCCAGCCTTCAATTATCGTCTAGAAGTTATAGTAAACCTGGGAAAAGCATTCCTTTAGCAAAAAATGTCAATGCATCCATGTCTGGAGGTTCAAGACATACAACTCAGCACTTCCAATCTGATTTGAAGAGCACGGCTGCAGGACGAGATCAAAATGATCAAAGCTTTAGTAAAGGTGATGTACAAGCTGGTGGGCCCAGTAAAAGCCTGAACAGTTGTTTCTCAACCCACACTTTTAAGGAAGCTAGACAGGTTTCAGTTGGACAGAATGGCTCACACTCAGTAATCAGCGATACATTGCATAAAGAAACTGTCCATCACACTGTCAGTAAATCTGCAATGCATACAAGTGCAAGGAATGGTGGCCCCACGTCCTCCTTTTCTGTTGACATGGATGATGATGACATTTTGGAGGTAATTCATCCAGTGGCTTACAGTATGAGACTGGAGCAAATATTGGTCGTCCCATTAtggttatattaaattaaatttgctCAAAAGACAAACAGCATAATGTTTACAAATTTAAACAGATTTTATTGgccaattattaattcattgaGCACTAACCAATaccattttcttaattttcttcATCCCTGCTGCCCTTTATTTTCTGTCCTCAAGTTATTAGTACATACACGAATTGACAAAATTTCTCTTTTCAGAATATTGATGTGGACCAATTAGTTTCAGATCATTATCAGTCTACACCTCAACCATCACTCTCTAAACTTCCACCAATTACTCCACATCCAGTTAAAGACAATTTTCGTGGTGATGGAATAAATTTGCCTCCAGAACTGTGCTTAATATGCAGTCACGGTTGTAAGGTATTCTTTTTTTTACCTATCAACAATCCAGATATACTGTCAAATTCTGATACTGGACTTCCTAATGGAGCAGCTAGGTTTGTGCTCTGAAGCTTCAGACCACCTTAAAACGTTGAAGGATACCCTGATAGCGATATCAAATGATCTATTAGACAATGCTGATGAGATGACTTCTGAGAAAGTAGACGCCCTTCGTCAGGAAAGGTTTGTGTATCTTTCTTGCTGTTGCCTACATTTTCATGATTAAATTGTTTTCTGAAAGCAATCTTTGTAGTCAGAATATTTCATAAATAGATTTGAAAGACAGCTGATGCAAAGCTACCATTTCCAGAAGTATCAACATGGATGTTCTGTACGGCGTACAACAGTCTATTTAAAACCTAGAATTTCCAGAATGATTTCATTATCTACTTTGCCTATTTGCCTTTGTCCAAGTAATGTTTTTAAGGAGTTGTATTTATCTGACTTTCAAAATGTTTTCAAATGATCTAATTGTTGTGATGTTGTTATTGTTAGGCAGCAGCTGAAGGAACGAATTAAGCAGCTTGAGAAGCATATTCCTAATATGTCAGTCAATGAGGAAAGAAGAACATCACATTTTTCAGCATCTACAGCAACACCTATGGATTTTCATTATGAGACCCCTGGCACAGTGCCATTCAAAATTGGTCCCACAAGGCTTGATTCCCAGTTCCAAGCAAGCAATACACTATACGGGTCTGATAGATGGGGTTCATCATCATGCCATACAACAAATGGTATAGGGGTTTCAACTCCATTTGAGAGAACACCTTATGTGCCCAAGCATATAGAAGTCAATTACATAGATGGTTCAACTGATCAAAAATGGAGCAGTCGGGAATTTCCTTGGATGAAAAAACTAGAGGTTTTATATTGGACTTCATCTTTGACTTCAAGTTCCAATTATTGGATTTCTAACCTGTGGTTCATCTGTTGATTATCAGGCTGAAAATAAACGGACATTTGGTAATCATTCCTTTCGACCAAACCAAAGAGAGGTGATCAATGCTACAATGAGTGGACATGATGTGTTTGTTCTAATGCCAACTGGAGGGGGGAAAAGTCTGACTTATCAGGTTAAATAATTTCTTATAATTGCCTTTTTGTTTTTGTCCAGCCTACAATTTCTTTGAATTATGAGATTCTTGAGCTGATGTGAAGTCATTTTTTCCTTTATTCTTGCAAACTTATTGACACACGGACACTGAATTTTTCTTTAACTGGTGGTGTACAGTGGATCTTCAATTACTTATCACTTTGTGAGATCTCTTTAGCTTGCCTCTAACGTGATGTCAATCCTGCTTTTTTGTAGCTCCCTGCACATATATGTCCTGGCATAACTTTAGTCATTTCACCTCTTGTTTCTCTTATCCAAGACCAAATCATGCATCTTTTGCAGGTAATCTTGTATATTGGACCAGCTAAATGatagtttttttctttcatttatttaaaCAATTCTATCGTAAGATACATTTCACCctattgtatttatttttatcaaattacAACCAGGCAAACATTGGTGCTGCTTATCTCAGTGCCAACATGGACTGGACTGAGCAGCAGGAGATTTTCAGGGAGCTTAATTCAGAATACTGCAAATACAAACTGCTGTATGTCACCCCTGAGAAAGTCGCCAAGTGAGTATGTCATAGTTCTAATTCTAAAACCCCGTCTTTATAATGTACGCCTGGATTTGTTCTTTA
The genomic region above belongs to Salvia miltiorrhiza cultivar Shanhuang (shh) chromosome 5, IMPLAD_Smil_shh, whole genome shotgun sequence and contains:
- the LOC131025448 gene encoding thiamine biosynthetic bifunctional enzyme TH1, chloroplastic; translation: MMIDIHLHANSQLHLLNFTHSHHRNFPHFVSRRFRTTGVPHLRAMQQQQEPANVRVPHVLTVAGSDSGAGAGIQADLKACAARGVYCSTVITAVTAQNTAGVQGVNVIPEDFVGKQLRSVLSDMHPDVVKTGMLPSPGIVKVLCQSLKEFQVRALVVDPVMVSTSGDVLAGPSVLDTLREELLPLADIVTPNLREASALLGGVALETVADMHFAAKKIYDLGCRNVLVKGGDLPNCSDAVDVLFDGKQLFEFRAARIRTSNTHGTGCTLASAIAAELARGSPLFSAIKIAKLYVESALDYSKDILIGEGHQGPFDHLLKLKNNTLNQCVPRPFDPSSLLLYAVTDSRMNKKWGRSISDAVQAAIEGGATIVQLREKDAGTGDFLEAARACVEICHSHGVPLLINDRIDIALACDADGVHIGQSDMPARVARMLLGPDKIIGVSCKTPAQAEKAWVDGADYIGCGGVYPTNTKQNNITVGLDGLKTVCLSSKLPVVGIGGIGISNVKSVMGLGVPNLKGVAVVSALFDRESVTSETQGLLSVIMDSRRQ